In the genome of Candoia aspera isolate rCanAsp1 chromosome 1, rCanAsp1.hap2, whole genome shotgun sequence, one region contains:
- the SIRT6 gene encoding NAD-dependent protein deacylase sirtuin-6 isoform X1 codes for MSVNYAAGLSPYPDKGKCGLPEIFDPPDELERKIRQLADLIQNSFNVVFHTGAGISTASGIPDFRGPNGVWTMEEQGLVPKFDTTFENARPSKTHMALSELHRVGILHFLVSQNIDGLHVRSGFPRDKLAELHGNMFVEECMKCGKQYVRDTVVGTMGLKPTGRLCDASKRRGLRSCRGKLMDTILDWEDSLPDRDLHLATEASRRASLSITLGTSLQIKPSGDLPLLTKKKGGKLVIVNLQPTKHDKHADLRIHGYVDDVMTKLMKHLGLEIPEWAGPLVVESAEQPEAKPFAKTGTDLQFLDKEEPPPHWKGAREVLGHRAALKEESCVLDGCSAPAKRPKLEPLLT; via the exons ATGTCGGTGAATTACGCGGCGGGGTTGTCGCCCTACCCGGACAAGGGGAAGTGCGGCCTCCCGGAG ATCTTTGATCCCCCAGACGAGTTGGAGAGGAAGATCCGCCAGCTGGCAGACTTGATCCAGAATTCTTTCAACGTGGTGTTTCACACTGGGGCTGGTATCAGTACGGCTTCAGGGATTCCGGATTTCAG AGGCCCTAATGGTGTATGGACCATGGAGGAGCAGGGCCTGGTTCCCAAGTTCGACACTACCTTTGAGAACGCGCGGCCATCAAAGACGCACATGGCTCTCTCGGAGCTCCACAGAGTTGGCATCCTGCACTTCCTGGTCAGCCAGAACATAGATGGGCTCCATGTGCGGTCTGGCTTCCCCAG GGACAAGCTGGCAGAACTGCATGGGAATATGTTCGTGGAGGAATGCATGAAATGTGGCAA GCAATATGTGAGGGACACCGTTGTGGGCACCATGGGGCTCAAGCCCACCGGCCGGCTCTGCGATGCCTCCAAGCGCAGAGGGCTCCGATCCTGCAG AGGCAAGCTAATGGACACCATCTTAGACTGGGAAGATTCCCTGCCGGACCGTGACCTCCATCTGGCCACCGAAGCCAGCAG GAGGGCTTCCTTATCCATCACCCTGGGGACCTCGCTGCAAATCAAGCCGAGCGGGGACCTTCCCCTGCTGACCAAGAAGAAGGGCGGGAAGCTGGTGATCGTGAACCTGCAGCCGACGAAGCAC GACAAGCACGCGGACCTGCGCATTCACGGTTACGTGGACGACGTCATGACAAAGCTCATGAAGCATCTCGGGCTGGAGATCCCCGAGTGGGCCGGGCCGCTGGTGGTGGAGAGCGCTGAGCAGCCAGAGGCCAAGCCATTTGCCAAGACTGGCACGGACTTGCAGTTCCTGGACAAGGAGGAGCCGCCTCCTCACTGGAAGGGCGCCCGGGAGGTCCTGGGGCACAGGGCCGCTCTGAAAGAGGAATCCTGCGTGCTGGATGGCTGCTCTGCCCCAGCCAAGCGGCCAAAGCTGGAGCCGTTGCTGACTTGA
- the SIRT6 gene encoding NAD-dependent protein deacylase sirtuin-6 isoform X2 codes for MSVNYAAGLSPYPDKGKCGLPEIFDPPDELERKIRQLADLIQNSFNVVFHTGAGISTASGIPDFRGPNGVWTMEEQGLVPKFDTTFENARPSKTHMALSELHRVGILHFLVSQNIDGLHVRSGFPRDKLAELHGNMFVEECMKCGKQYVRDTVVGTMGLKPTGRLCDASKRRGLRSCRGKLMDTILDWEDSLPDRDLHLATEASRRPRQGVDVEDP; via the exons ATGTCGGTGAATTACGCGGCGGGGTTGTCGCCCTACCCGGACAAGGGGAAGTGCGGCCTCCCGGAG ATCTTTGATCCCCCAGACGAGTTGGAGAGGAAGATCCGCCAGCTGGCAGACTTGATCCAGAATTCTTTCAACGTGGTGTTTCACACTGGGGCTGGTATCAGTACGGCTTCAGGGATTCCGGATTTCAG AGGCCCTAATGGTGTATGGACCATGGAGGAGCAGGGCCTGGTTCCCAAGTTCGACACTACCTTTGAGAACGCGCGGCCATCAAAGACGCACATGGCTCTCTCGGAGCTCCACAGAGTTGGCATCCTGCACTTCCTGGTCAGCCAGAACATAGATGGGCTCCATGTGCGGTCTGGCTTCCCCAG GGACAAGCTGGCAGAACTGCATGGGAATATGTTCGTGGAGGAATGCATGAAATGTGGCAA GCAATATGTGAGGGACACCGTTGTGGGCACCATGGGGCTCAAGCCCACCGGCCGGCTCTGCGATGCCTCCAAGCGCAGAGGGCTCCGATCCTGCAG AGGCAAGCTAATGGACACCATCTTAGACTGGGAAGATTCCCTGCCGGACCGTGACCTCCATCTGGCCACCGAAGCCAGCAG ACGTCCCCGGCAAGGGGTTGATGTTGAGGACCCCTAA